AGTGCACCTAGTGGAAGACGAACTTCAGCTTTAGTGATTTCAACACCAGCAGCAGTTACTGCATCAGCAATATCGCGAGTACCGATAGAACCGAATAGTTTACCTTCTTCACCAGCTTTAGAAGCGATAACAACAGCTTCAAGAGCAGCAAGCTTTTCAGCGCGCTCGTTAGCAGTTGCTAGTTCAGCAGCTAATTTAGCTTCTAGCTCAGCACGGCGAGCTTCGAAAACTTCAACGTTTGCAGCGTTAGCAACAACCGCTTTACCTTGTGGTAGAAGGTAGTTACGTGCGTAACCAGCTTTTACAGAAACTTGGTCGCCTAGGCCACCTAAGTTAGCAATTTTATCAAGTAGAATAACGTTCATTATCTAATCCTCTTGTATCTGGTCTGCAATTACTGATGTAAATCAGTGTATGGCAGAAGAGAAAGATAACGAGCACGCTTGATTGCGCGAGCTAGTTGGCGTTGGTATTTAGCACTAGTACCAGTGATACGGCTAGGAACGATCTTGCCGCTTTCAGTGATGTAGTTCTTTAAAGTTACGATATCTTTGTAATCAATTTCTGTAACACCTTCAGAAGTGAAGCGACAGAACTTGCGACGACGGAAATAACGTGCCATTTTGACAGTCTCCTAAGTTTTCAATTCGACATTTTCAGCATGCAAGACTAAACGGTTTTGTCCATTTCGCCCTTGTTGCAATGAAAGGTATCCTTCCACATCAACTTGCATACCAGCTTTAAATTTATCTGTTGCGCTGTTGAGGCGCTCTCCACTCAATATCACTTGAATTAGGCAGTACACGTTTCGTGGTAAATCTGCATCTAATCTTCGCGATCTGTGCTCAAGGGTTAACACCGTATGGGCGATTCCGCTTGGGCTTTCAAATTGTCTGGCGCGTTTAATTTCGCCCGACAACATTAAGTGGTTATTCACAGAAAATTATTGAGCTTTTTCTTCAGCGCTTTCTTCTGTTTTAGCTTCAGCAGCAGGTGCACGACGTGAGTCACGCTCTTCTTTTGCTTTAGCCATAGGAGAAGCTTCAGTAACAGCAGCTTTAGTGCGCATTACCATGTTACGCAGAACAGCGTCGTTGAAACGGAAAGCTGTTTCTAACTCTTCTACAGACTCTGCAGTAGTCTCTACGTTCATAAGAACATAGTGAGCTTTGTGTAGGTCTTGGATTGGGTAAGCCAATTGACGACGACCCCAATCTTCTAGGCGGTGAACTGTACCGTTAGCAGCGGTGATAACACCGGTGTAACGCTCGATCATACCTGGGACTTGTTCACTTTGATCTGGGTGAACCATAAATACGATTTCGTAATGACGCATTTATTGCTCCTTACGGTTATGTAGCCTCGTTTTGGCTCAGTCATACCAAGTTTGAGGCAAGGAACTAAATAAAGTGACTGATTTGAGCGCGCGATTCTACAGCCTTATTACCTAAAACTCAAGCGAGTAATTCGCTTTAATGCAATCCCTTTGCAGTCGCACCCTTAAGCGGTATGATGATGGCGCTAAAAGCTAAGCCATAATGAGAATAAAAAGATAAAACTTCATGAACAAGCTGTGTTATTTAACTGCGTTAGTACTGTTCCCGTCTTCAGCCTGGGCGCTAGTACCACCTGATTATAAAGAACCACCGAGCGATATCTACGCTGAAATTGAGGCTGGTTTGCAAGTAAATAGTGGCAACAACTCAACACAGAACTTTAATGGTCGCACTCACATCACTTACGACACTGAAAAAGCTAAGCAAGAGGCTACCTTTAAAGCTTACTACGCGGCAGATGACGGTTCGTCAACCGCAGAAAAGTTTGACCTTTACCTGCAGTCAAACTACAAGTTTGACGACGCCTATTTATATGGTCGCGGCGAATTAACCTGGGATAAGTTTGGTTCGTTTACTCGTATTAGCACTATCTCAACGGGTTACGGTTTTGATGTAATTTCAGACAGCAAACACACACTGAGCTTAGAGATGGGTCCTGGTTACCGTTACGATATCCCTATTGCGACGGAATCTGAGCCAGATCCAAGCGCTAATAGTAACGTGATTTTACGTTCAGCAGCCAAGTACTCATTAAAGCTGCAAGAATACACTAGCTTTAATGCTGACTTTACCGCTGAAGCGGGTAAAGACAACTCAACTCTAACCTTAGACTTAAGTTACAAGAATACATTTATTCAGGACTGGGCATTTAAAGTGGGTATGAACTTTAAATACAACACAACAGTGCCAACTGATACTAAGCAGTTAGATACCATTACCACCTTTAACCTACTTTATACCTACCAGTAAACTGCAATCACTGTGCAAGAAAACAAAAAAACGCCGTATATAAACATACGGCGTTTTGCTTGCAGCGAAGCTTGTCAGTTTAAGCTAAACGCTGCCTGACCGCTTCAAATAAGCATACGCCTGTAGCAACCGATACGTTCAAGCTAGACACGCTACCCGCCATTGGAATCGAGACCAAAGAGTCGCAACTTTCACGGGTTAAGCGACGAAGACCTTTATCTTCAGCCCCCATAGCAATCGCAAGCGGCCCTTTTAAATCAGCTTGATATACGTTGCCATCGGCCTCACCGGCGGTACCGACAATCCATACCCCTTTATCTTGAATTTGACGCATAGTTCGCGCAAGGTTAGTGACCTGAAACAAAGGCACGGCCTCTGCTGCGCCGCACGCAACCTTGCTTACCGTTGCGGTTAAGCCAACTGAGTTGTCTTTAGGTACGATAATGCCGTGCACACCAGCGGCGTCCGCATTGCGCAGGCAAGCACCTAGATTATGTGGGTCTGTCACTCCATCAAGGATCAACAAAAATGGCGTGTCAGTTTTGGCTAGCAGTGCATCTAAGTCATGTTCGCCTAGTTGCTTCGCCGGCTTAACTCTAGCAACAACACCTTGATGTTGGCTGCTATTGGCTTTGTCATCGAGCACTTTACGCGATGCGCGCTGCACAGCAACGCCCATGTTAGCTGCAGCTTTAATCACAGGTAACAAACGCTCGTCATCACGGCCTTGCAAAACCCACATTTCAATCACGCGTTCAGGGCTGTTATCCAGCAATGCTTTAATCGCGTGAATACCAAAAATCATCTCTTGTTTTTTCATGGCTTATTTCTCTAACTGCCTATTTCTTTCTATTACTGCGTTTGGCAGTGGACTTTTTCGACGAGCGCTTCTTAGCGCTAGCCTTTTTTGACTTTTTCGAGCTAGCTGGCTTATGCTCGCCCTTGCGCTCAGACTTAGCTCTTGAGTCACTAGACTTTGAGCTTGCTGATGAGCGGCTTGATGACTTAGACTTAGCATCGCCATTACTGCGCTTTGCACCTTCAAGGTTTGCTCGCTCGCGCGCGGTTAACGGTTTATTCGGGTTACGCTTGCGACCACGTCCTTTGTTATTATCACCTTCCATCACCAAATCAATTTGGCGATCGTCAAGGTTAACAGCAGCCACCTTTACCGTTACTTCATCACCAATCTGATAAATCTTACGCGAATGCTCACCAATCAAACGCTGACGACTTGGGTCAAACTGATAATAATCGCTCGCCAAACTTGAGATATGCACTAGGCCATCAATGAACAGCTCATTTAAGCGTACAAACAAACCAAAGTTGGTTACCGATGCCACAACGGCATCAAAGGTATCGCCAACATGATCTTGCATGTACTCGCACTTAAGCCAGTCACTTACATCCCGTGTTGCTTCATCTGCGCGGCGCTCAGTGTTGGAACACTCTTCACCAAGTTGATCTAACTCATCTAAGTCGTAATGGAAACCACCATCAGCGGTCCATTTATCAGTGACATTACCTTGCGCCTTAGCGAGTAAGAACTTAATCACCCGATGCAAAATTAAGTCTGGGTAGCGGCGAATTGGCGATGTGAAGTGCGAATATGCTTCCAGTGCTAAACCAAAGTGCCCTTCATTATCAGGGGTATAAGTTGCCTGACGCATAGAGCGTAGCAACATTACCTGAATAAGCTCAGCATCAGGCCTATCTGCGACCTCTAGCATTAGCTTTTGATAGTCACTCGGCTCCGGCTCAAGTCCACCGTCTAAGGTTAAACCACGCTCAGACAAGAAGTCTTTAAACTGGGTAAGCTTTTGCTCAGACGGCGCTTCATGCACGCGATACAGCACCTCACCTTTGTGCTTTTTAACGAACTTAGCTGAAGCGACATTGGCCAAAATCATGCATTCTTCAATGATTTTGTGCGCCTGATTACGACCCCGAGGCACAATCTTATCGATTTTACGCTGCTCATTAAAAATGAACTGGGTCTCTAAGGTTTCAAACGCAATCGCGCCGCGATCGGCTCGTACTTCGTCCAGAGTTAAATAAAGTGATTGCAAGCACTTTAGGTGCGGCAAGATAGCTTGATGCTGATCTTTAACCTCACCGCCCTCAAGCATGTCGGCAACCTGAGTGTAGGTTAAGCGCGCATGAGAGTGCATCACCGCAGGGTAAAACTTGTAACCTGATAGCTTACCACGAGCAGAAATAGTCATCTCCGCCACCATACACAGTCTATCGACATGCGGATTTAACGAGCATAGGCCATTGGAGATCTTCTCTGGCAGCATAGGAATAACTTGCGACGGGAAGTACACCGAGTTACCTCGGCGGCGCGCTTCTTTATCAAGGGCCGATTCAGTGCGCACATAATGGCTCACATCGGCAATGGCTACCCATAAGCGCCAGCCACCACTAGGCTTAGTTTCAGCATAAACGGCATCGTCAAAGTCTCGGGCATCTTCGCCATCAATGGTCACTAATGGTAAGTGACGTAAATCAACGCGCCCTTGCTTATCTTCCTCAGGTACTTCATCAGGAATTTTGCGCAGCTTTTTCTCAATAAGCGGCGACCAAGTATGCGGTAAGTCGTAATTGCGCAGGGCGATTTCAATTTCCATCCCAGGCGCCATGGTTTTACCTAGCACCTCTGTGACTTTACCAGCGGCTTTTACAAAGCGTCCTGGGCGACGAGTCAATTCCACCACAACCACATCGCCCGCGCGGGCACCATTCTTATCTTCTGATGCGATAAGAATTTCCTGGGTAATACGCTTGTCGTCAGCAATAACAAAGCCCATACCACTATCTACATGGTAACGGCCAACAAGCGGCGCAGTGCGCTCATGCACTAGGCGTACAATACGCGCATCACGTTTACCGCGGCGATCAGTACCAGCTTTTTGGGCAAGGACTTTATCACCGTGGAAGTATTTGAGCATGTCGCGATTGTTAACGAATAAGTCATCTCCGCCTTCATCTGGCTTAAAAAAGCCAAAGCCATCTCTGTGGCCGATAATGGTGCCTGACATTAAATCCATACGCTCAGGTAGACCGTAACTCTGCCCGCGGGTAAACACTAACTGACCATCACGCTCCATGGCGCGCAGGCGGCGACGAAGTGCCTCTAATTGCTCTTCGTCTGTAATATTTAGTGCTTTAGCTATATTGTCGCGAGTGACAGGGGAAGTTTGGGCACGCAAGTAGTCTAAAATGTATTCTCTACTTGGGATTGGGTTTTGATACTTGTCTTGCTCTCTCTCAAAATGAGGATCTTTGATCATTCAGTTTCCATTTTCAGGTGCGCTTGCACCACTATTGTGTATATAACTGCGGTTGTTGTGCCCGCTTCACAATACTCTCGGGCATCTTGGCCGCTAACATTTTCAGTAATGACATCGCCTGCTTATGCTGGGCAGAGTCATCAAAATAACTATTGTATAACCAATGGTAGCCTAATTCGTAATCACGCGGGCTACCGTAACCTTCACCGAATAAGCGCACTAACATAAGTCGTGCACGAATATCGCCATTTGCAGCTGCTGGCAATACATATTGTACGGCGCGATTTTTGTCGGTAATGACTAATTTGCCTGAATAATAATATTCAGCCAATTTAACCATTGCCTCTGCACTGCCTTGCTCAGCTGCTGTTTGAAGCAGAGCCATACCACGGGCAGAGTGTTTTGGAACGCAAACACCATGGTTTAGCATTTCGCCCCATAAAAATTGATACAAAGGCTGTCTTAGTACTTCAGCTTTCGCTTCAATATCTTGCACTAGCTGACATTCATCATCTTCTACACGCTGAAGGTAATGGTCACGGCGGATTAGCTCTGTTAAAACTTCATCACCATAGATGTCATAGGCTTCTACGTCACCCTCACCGCCCATGTCTTGCACCGTTGCACCTGTACTAGCCAAGGGTTCACTTGCGCCTTCACCGCCCATATCTTCAGGTGTTTGCTCACTTGAGGCACTATCGTCAGCCATTGGCTCGCTACTCACTTCTTCTCCAGCTTGCTGCTGACTAACAGTTTCGTCAGTTTGAGCATATAGAGAATATGGAAGTATCAATAAAGCCAATACAAATAGTCGTAGCATAGTGAGTCTCGGTGACAGTGACATTACTCTTTGCATCGGCAGTATAGCGCATTTCTTAAGCGCGATCTTTTGCTTTGTTCAATAAAAAAGGCCGCTAATGCGGCCTCTTTAGTAACGAGTTGAGTTTAGTTAAATGGGTTAACTAAAGTCATGGTTTCGTTACGATCTGGACCAGTTGAGATGATATCAACAGGTGTTTCAAGTAGCTCTTCTACACGCTTGATGTAGTTAAGTGCTGCTTGAGGAAGCTGATCGACAGAAGTTGCACCAAAGGTGTTTTCCTTCCAACCAGGCATAGATTCGTAGATAGGTGTAACTTGCTCGTAGCCTTCAGCAGCTAGTGGCGTGACCTTTTCTACGCGGCCGTCTGGGTACTGATAACCCACACAAATCTTAACTTCTTCTAGGCCGTCAAGTACGTCTAGTTTAGTTAAACAGAAACCGCTGATGCTGTTGATTTGAACCGCGCGGCGCATTGCCACAACGTCTAACCAACCTGGACGACGCTTACGACCAGTCGTTGCACCAAATTCTTGACCTTTCTCACCGATGTAATCACCGATTTCATTGTCTAATTCAGTTGGGAATGGACCCGCACCTACACGTGTGGTGTAAGCCTTCATGATACCTAGTACATAGTCTAGGTGACGTGGGCCAAAACCAGAACCTGTCGCTACACCACCAGCAGTAGTGTTAGACGAAGTTACAAACGGGTATGTACCGTGGTCGATATCAAGCAGAGTACCTTGAGCACCTTCAAACAGAATTGGCTCACCTGCTTTGCGTGCAGTATCAAGTAGCTCAGTAACATCAACACACATGCTCTTGAAGTAATCAGCAATAGCTAATGCATCTTCAAGGGTCTTTTGGTAATCAACAGCTTCACAGCCGTAGTACTCGGTTAGCATGAAGTTGTGGTACTTCATTACTTCTTCAAGCTTCTTAGCAAATAGCTCAGCATTGAATAGATCACCTACACGTAAACCACGACGAGAGATCTTATCTTCGTATGCAGGGCCAATACCGCGACCAGTCGTACCAATTGCATTGTTACCGCGCGCTTTTTCGCGAGCAATATCCAGTGCACAGTGGAATGGAAGAATAAGCGGACAAGCTTCAGAAATCAGAAGACGGTCTTCAACCGGCACACCACGCTCTTTAAGCATGTTGATTTCTTTCATTAATGCATCAGGAGCTAGCACAACGCCGTTACCGATAATGCATTTAACATTATCGCGTAAGATCCCAGATGGAATTAAGTGAAGAACGGTTTTATCACCATCGATAACCAGAGTGTGGCCGGCATTATGGCCGCCTTGGTAACGAACTACGTATTTT
This DNA window, taken from Shewanella maritima, encodes the following:
- the rplI gene encoding 50S ribosomal protein L9; the encoded protein is MNVILLDKIANLGGLGDQVSVKAGYARNYLLPQGKAVVANAANVEVFEARRAELEAKLAAELATANERAEKLAALEAVVIASKAGEEGKLFGSIGTRDIADAVTAAGVEITKAEVRLPLGALRTTGEFEVEVSVHTEVQATVTISVVAED
- the rpsR gene encoding 30S ribosomal protein S18; the encoded protein is MARYFRRRKFCRFTSEGVTEIDYKDIVTLKNYITESGKIVPSRITGTSAKYQRQLARAIKRARYLSLLPYTDLHQ
- the priB gene encoding primosomal replication protein N; this encodes MLSGEIKRARQFESPSGIAHTVLTLEHRSRRLDADLPRNVYCLIQVILSGERLNSATDKFKAGMQVDVEGYLSLQQGRNGQNRLVLHAENVELKT
- the rpsF gene encoding 30S ribosomal protein S6, whose amino-acid sequence is MRHYEIVFMVHPDQSEQVPGMIERYTGVITAANGTVHRLEDWGRRQLAYPIQDLHKAHYVLMNVETTAESVEELETAFRFNDAVLRNMVMRTKAAVTEASPMAKAKEERDSRRAPAAEAKTEESAEEKAQ
- a CDS encoding DUF481 domain-containing protein, encoding MNKLCYLTALVLFPSSAWALVPPDYKEPPSDIYAEIEAGLQVNSGNNSTQNFNGRTHITYDTEKAKQEATFKAYYAADDGSSTAEKFDLYLQSNYKFDDAYLYGRGELTWDKFGSFTRISTISTGYGFDVISDSKHTLSLEMGPGYRYDIPIATESEPDPSANSNVILRSAAKYSLKLQEYTSFNADFTAEAGKDNSTLTLDLSYKNTFIQDWAFKVGMNFKYNTTVPTDTKQLDTITTFNLLYTYQ
- the rlmB gene encoding 23S rRNA (guanosine(2251)-2'-O)-methyltransferase RlmB — its product is MKKQEMIFGIHAIKALLDNSPERVIEMWVLQGRDDERLLPVIKAAANMGVAVQRASRKVLDDKANSSQHQGVVARVKPAKQLGEHDLDALLAKTDTPFLLILDGVTDPHNLGACLRNADAAGVHGIIVPKDNSVGLTATVSKVACGAAEAVPLFQVTNLARTMRQIQDKGVWIVGTAGEADGNVYQADLKGPLAIAMGAEDKGLRRLTRESCDSLVSIPMAGSVSSLNVSVATGVCLFEAVRQRLA
- the rnr gene encoding ribonuclease R, coding for MIKDPHFEREQDKYQNPIPSREYILDYLRAQTSPVTRDNIAKALNITDEEQLEALRRRLRAMERDGQLVFTRGQSYGLPERMDLMSGTIIGHRDGFGFFKPDEGGDDLFVNNRDMLKYFHGDKVLAQKAGTDRRGKRDARIVRLVHERTAPLVGRYHVDSGMGFVIADDKRITQEILIASEDKNGARAGDVVVVELTRRPGRFVKAAGKVTEVLGKTMAPGMEIEIALRNYDLPHTWSPLIEKKLRKIPDEVPEEDKQGRVDLRHLPLVTIDGEDARDFDDAVYAETKPSGGWRLWVAIADVSHYVRTESALDKEARRRGNSVYFPSQVIPMLPEKISNGLCSLNPHVDRLCMVAEMTISARGKLSGYKFYPAVMHSHARLTYTQVADMLEGGEVKDQHQAILPHLKCLQSLYLTLDEVRADRGAIAFETLETQFIFNEQRKIDKIVPRGRNQAHKIIEECMILANVASAKFVKKHKGEVLYRVHEAPSEQKLTQFKDFLSERGLTLDGGLEPEPSDYQKLMLEVADRPDAELIQVMLLRSMRQATYTPDNEGHFGLALEAYSHFTSPIRRYPDLILHRVIKFLLAKAQGNVTDKWTADGGFHYDLDELDQLGEECSNTERRADEATRDVSDWLKCEYMQDHVGDTFDAVVASVTNFGLFVRLNELFIDGLVHISSLASDYYQFDPSRQRLIGEHSRKIYQIGDEVTVKVAAVNLDDRQIDLVMEGDNNKGRGRKRNPNKPLTARERANLEGAKRSNGDAKSKSSSRSSASSKSSDSRAKSERKGEHKPASSKKSKKASAKKRSSKKSTAKRSNRKK
- a CDS encoding tetratricopeptide repeat protein, translated to MGGEGDVEAYDIYGDEVLTELIRRDHYLQRVEDDECQLVQDIEAKAEVLRQPLYQFLWGEMLNHGVCVPKHSARGMALLQTAAEQGSAEAMVKLAEYYYSGKLVITDKNRAVQYVLPAAANGDIRARLMLVRLFGEGYGSPRDYELGYHWLYNSYFDDSAQHKQAMSLLKMLAAKMPESIVKRAQQPQLYTQ
- a CDS encoding adenylosuccinate synthase yields the protein MGKNVVVLGTQWGDEGKGKIVDLLTEQAKYVVRYQGGHNAGHTLVIDGDKTVLHLIPSGILRDNVKCIIGNGVVLAPDALMKEINMLKERGVPVEDRLLISEACPLILPFHCALDIAREKARGNNAIGTTGRGIGPAYEDKISRRGLRVGDLFNAELFAKKLEEVMKYHNFMLTEYYGCEAVDYQKTLEDALAIADYFKSMCVDVTELLDTARKAGEPILFEGAQGTLLDIDHGTYPFVTSSNTTAGGVATGSGFGPRHLDYVLGIMKAYTTRVGAGPFPTELDNEIGDYIGEKGQEFGATTGRKRRPGWLDVVAMRRAVQINSISGFCLTKLDVLDGLEEVKICVGYQYPDGRVEKVTPLAAEGYEQVTPIYESMPGWKENTFGATSVDQLPQAALNYIKRVEELLETPVDIISTGPDRNETMTLVNPFN